The Neisseria sicca genome includes a window with the following:
- a CDS encoding type VI secretion system accessory protein TagJ, producing the protein MDLKTKLTDMIELVRSNPDNQEHRLALIQYLCLSAKWEQALKQIGQYQKLFPDTQKPLMLYLIENISAEMRRQAVLETQQKPKTLEQHASKLDILQKQLSLVAHVAEKKNSALTADYEALSDCINGTPAHITYLLADKSVAETDSNWIMDGDVRTAFVYEFFYQGHYYWQTWDSIESIAFKAPSSLLDIIWRSSEIKFTDGECIQCTSPARYAVLPDAETEWSDMLMNCSQTDWIEVAEQLFTGMGQKTLYTDSHDFGLLDIRNIKFGQQR; encoded by the coding sequence ATGGATTTGAAGACTAAATTAACGGACATGATTGAGCTTGTACGTTCAAATCCTGACAATCAGGAACATCGTTTGGCATTGATTCAATACCTCTGTCTGAGTGCCAAATGGGAACAGGCTTTAAAGCAAATCGGGCAATACCAAAAACTGTTTCCCGATACTCAAAAGCCTCTGATGCTCTACCTTATTGAAAACATTTCTGCCGAAATGCGTCGTCAAGCAGTCTTGGAAACACAGCAAAAACCCAAAACTCTGGAACAGCACGCCAGCAAACTCGATATTCTTCAAAAACAACTCTCTTTAGTTGCTCATGTTGCAGAGAAAAAAAACTCTGCCCTCACTGCCGACTACGAAGCCTTATCCGACTGTATCAACGGTACACCAGCGCACATCACTTATCTTCTAGCAGATAAATCGGTTGCCGAAACCGACAGCAACTGGATTATGGATGGCGACGTACGTACTGCTTTTGTTTATGAATTCTTCTATCAAGGCCACTACTATTGGCAAACTTGGGACTCTATTGAAAGTATAGCTTTTAAAGCACCAAGCTCGTTGCTCGACATCATCTGGAGGTCGTCTGAAATCAAATTTACCGACGGCGAATGCATTCAATGTACCAGCCCCGCCCGCTATGCCGTTTTACCGGACGCAGAAACCGAATGGTCGGATATGTTGATGAACTGTTCGCAAACAGACTGGATAGAAGTAGCCGAACAGCTCTTTACAGGCATGGGTCAAAAAACCCTGTATACCGACAGCCATGATTTTGGTCTCTTGGATATTCGTAATATCAAATTCGGACAACAGCGTTAA
- the tssE gene encoding type VI secretion system baseplate subunit TssE, translated as MSQFRNQLLPSLFDRLTDEEPRKKKEARPDQVINLDQYRQAVLRDILYLLNTCNMQAESMEKDLPVNVRSSTLNYGIPPLSGVNFSDIEWQNVEQNIKQAIIDFEPRLESKTLQVIVNTVDDDDDALHNKLIIEVKGYLKLNPYPKEFLLRTSMDVETGLFDLLDGGNRS; from the coding sequence ATGTCGCAATTCAGAAACCAACTGCTGCCTTCTTTGTTTGACAGACTGACAGATGAAGAACCGCGCAAGAAAAAAGAAGCACGCCCAGATCAGGTCATCAATCTTGATCAATATCGGCAGGCTGTTCTGCGCGATATTCTTTACTTACTGAATACCTGCAACATGCAAGCGGAAAGTATGGAGAAAGATCTGCCTGTCAATGTACGCTCTTCCACACTCAATTACGGCATACCGCCCCTGTCGGGAGTGAATTTCTCCGACATAGAATGGCAGAACGTAGAACAAAACATCAAACAAGCCATCATCGACTTCGAACCACGTCTCGAAAGCAAAACCCTGCAAGTTATCGTAAATACCGTAGACGATGATGACGATGCTTTACACAACAAACTTATTATTGAAGTCAAAGGTTACCTGAAACTCAATCCTTATCCCAAAGAGTTCCTGCTACGAACCAGTATGGATGTTGAGACCGGGTTGTTTGACTTGTTAGATGGGGGAAATAGGTCTTGA